CATAGAAGGATAGTTGGGCTTGAAGTTACAGAACAAAAGAAGGATTTGATAGTTTTAATGGATCTGCTTAAACCGGAAGATGTGGATCTCGACAAAATCATAAACCAGATGTTTTCATTTATAATTGCCATGGCAAACGATATAATTTCCCATATAGAGGAAGGTAAATCACCGGGGGACAAAATACTTGACAGGGATTCAGTCACAACAAGAAATCACAACCTCGCTTATAGATGTTGCAATATGGCCTTAAAGGATTCAATATACCTCGGTAAACTGAAAAAAACAGTCTGGGAAATAATAGTATTATCCAGAATTATAAGATATTTGGATATGATTGGGACAATACTCGTTGGTATCAGTTATATGATTAATACAGAGTTAACCGAAGGTATGAAAAAATATCATTATAAAGTTTATGAAAAAAATGAAAAAATATATAAAGCTCTGGAAAAATACCTCAAAAAATGGTTAGTTTATTTCAAGGCAAGTAAAAGGGTTATTAGAGAAAAAGATGTTAAAAGAGCAACTGAATTGTACTTGAGAAGATTTGAGTTTAGGTTGGAGACAATCAAATCAATAGAGGGTGAACATATAATAAATATAATAAATCTGGCTGAACAACTCAATAGAATGAGCGATCTAATAGTTAGAGATTTTTTAATGATTTGAACACTAAACTTTTATGAAATATTTCTTTCCACAACTTATCTCGACAAAGGTAACATTTTCAAGTCCAGGGCCCACATCCATCTCATAAACCCTTACTGTGTGATATTGGATTTCTTGATCTGTGTATCTTTCTACCAAAGTCGTGTTCGTGAATTGCAATCTAACCTCAAAATCATTTATCTCCTCAGATCCTATATTCTCAAAATAGAATTTCAGCTTACCATTTCTATATGCATGAGACTTTATTTGAAAGTTAAGGAATCTACATCTTTTGGAGATGGTCGTGGTGGTTTTTTGAAGACTTGAAACAGGTGTGTTTACAGCAGTAGTTTCAATTGGTATTGATGTTTCTGTAGTTGTAAAATATTTTGTAGTTGTTTCTGCAACAGTCGGTTTTATCTCCATTCTTTGTTCTACACATCCAGAAAGAATTAAAACAAAAATTAATATAAATGAGACAAACCATTTTTCCATAAACATAATTACTCTTCCTGTTAATATTTATTTATGCCTTTATCTGGAATATGTAAAAATTGTGGAAAAATCAGTCACGCCCTTCAAATATGCACTTTTTGTGGTTCTTGGGTGTGTATTGAGTGTAGGAATGAGTTAAATAAGCCATGCAAAGTTTGCCAAGATAATAATGAATAAAATTTTTCACACGCCTCATCCTTTTATCAGCATGCTAAAATCTAAAATTCCATCAAAACGTCTACTATCTTTTCTACTTGTTCCTTTTCTTCTTTTGTCTTTGCGGAAAGCAATTCTGAGACTTTATCCCTAAGAGCCTGTCTCTTTGCAATCTCTCCCATCTCGGCAATGCTTTTCAAGGCAACCTCTGACTTCTCAACCCTCTCTTCAAGGGATTTCAAATGCCTTGAAACCTCAACGAGAGCACACCAAAGCTGAGCTACCTTGACATCATCAGCTTGGGTGTATGCACACTTGTGTTGCTTGGCTTTTTCTATTAACTCAGCTAGCTCTACTTGGGCATTTCCACAAAGAAATTCTTTCCAATCTTTCTCTTCTCCAAAGAGCATCGCATCACCTTGCTAATCTTCTAAACATAAAAATTTAAATACTTATCGGCACTTTATAGTAGTAACACTTCCATATAATAGAAATTCTTTTAATATATTTAACTATATCAATCGTATATTATGCTGTTGATTTAATGAAGGAAGGAGATTTTGTAAGGATAAACTATATAGGCAGGATAAAGGAATCAGGACTCATTTTTGACTTAACAGACGAGGAGGTGGCAAAGAAAGAAGATGTATATAACCCACATCTTAAATATGGCCCAATACCTGTTATAATTGGTTCCAACTTTCTTATAAAAGGTTTGGAGGATGCCTTAAAAGACATGAAAGTCGGGGAAAAAAGGCATATTTCCCTGAAACCTAAGGAAGCTTTTGGCGAAAGAAGCGAAAAATTGGTTAAAACTATCCCAGAATCAGAATTTACAAAACAAAATATGGTTCCTTATCAGGGGATGGTTGTCAATATCAATAACCTTAGGGGAAGGGTTATGTCTGTATCTGGAGGAAGGGTGAAAATTGATTTCAACCACCCATTAGCAGGAAAGGAAGTTGAATATGATATTGAAATAAAAGAAGAAATAAAAAACGAGAAAGATAAGATTTTTTCTATCTTAGAATTCTTTTATAATCCTATTGGTGGTGAAAAGGTTGAAATCAAAGGAGAGGAAGTTGATATTTTCATAAACCCAGAAAACGAACTTCCAAGACAAATAAAAATTGAAATCTCAAATTTAGTGTCAAAATGGATTGGCTTAAAAAAGATCAGATTCATTGAAGAGTACTCACCAAATATTACCCAAAATATAGAAATTGAAAAAAGTCAGGATAGCATTAATTAAGATATGGCAAACTGGAAAAACATTAAATGTCCTATTTGCAACAAACCTAATGATAGGGATGAACTAAAGATGAGGAATGGGCAATGTTATTCCTG
The nucleotide sequence above comes from Candidatus Aenigmatarchaeota archaeon. Encoded proteins:
- a CDS encoding peptidylprolyl isomerase yields the protein MKEGDFVRINYIGRIKESGLIFDLTDEEVAKKEDVYNPHLKYGPIPVIIGSNFLIKGLEDALKDMKVGEKRHISLKPKEAFGERSEKLVKTIPESEFTKQNMVPYQGMVVNINNLRGRVMSVSGGRVKIDFNHPLAGKEVEYDIEIKEEIKNEKDKIFSILEFFYNPIGGEKVEIKGEEVDIFINPENELPRQIKIEISNLVSKWIGLKKIRFIEEYSPNITQNIEIEKSQDSIN